The region GACTCCGGGCTGAAGGAAATCGTGTTCGCCACGGATAAACCGCGTGTGCAGGCGCTCACTTTCGAGCATGAACACATCGCCCTCGACGCGAACCACGCGGTGATCCTCGCGGTCCCCCCGGAGATTGCGCAGTCGATGGTGCCTGGGCTGTGCGCGCCGACGCGTTTCGCGGCGAGCGCGAGCGTCCATTTCGCGGTCGAGCCGCCGTTCGGCCTCGCGCCGCTCACCGGCGTGCTGAACGGGACGGCCGAATGGCTGTTCGCTACCGACGGGCGTCTGTCGGTGACCGTCAACGGCGCGCAAAACATGCTCGACGGACCGCCCGAAACACTCGCGACGACCGTCTGGGCCGAAGTCGCGCAAGCGGCCAATCTGCCCGCCACGCCGATGCCGGCCTGGCAGGTCGTCGCGACCCCGCGCGCGACGTTCGCCGCGCTGCCGGATCAGGAAACGCTGCGTCCCGGCACGCGCACTCGCTGGACCAATTTGATGCTTGCGGGCGACTGGACGGCCACCGGCCTGCCCGCGACGATAGAAGGCGCGATCCGCTCCGGCCAGAAGGCCGCGGATACGTTGCTGAATGAACCGATGGAACGCCGATGAACGATCTCACTCAAGCCCAGCCGCTGGACGCCGTCCTGCCCGAAACCGCCGACGTCGCCGACGCGACCGGCACGACGGTTCATGCCGCGCCTGCCGCGGCGGCATCTGACGCAACCTCCGGCTTCACGCCCGACGCGTCGCTCGACGCCGCGATCACGCGCGCGACCGACGCGATTCTCGCCGCGCAGAATCCGGACGGCCACTGGGTCTACGAACTCGAAGCCGACGCGACGATTCCCGCCGAATACGTGCTGCTGGTCCACTACCTCGGCGAGACGCCGAATCTGGAACTGGAGCGGAAGATCGGCCGCTATCTGCGCCGCATCCAGCTGGCGGACGGCGGCTGGCCGCTCTTCACCGACGGCGCGCTCGACATCAGCGCCAGCGTGAAGGCGTACTTCGCGCTGAAGATGATCGGCGATCCGGTCGACGCCGAGCACATGGTCCGCGCGCGCGAGGCGATTCTCGCCCACGGCGGCGCCGAAACCGTCAACGTGTTCACGCGGATTCTGCTCGCGCTGTTCGGCGTGGTGTCGTGGCGCGCGGTGCCGATGATGCCGGTCGAGATCACGCTGCTGCCCGAGTGGTTTCCGTTCCATCTGTCGAAGGTGTCGTACTGGGCGCGTACCGTGATCGTGCCGCTGCTGGTGCTCAACGCGAAGCGGCCGGTGGCGCGCAATCCGCGTCGTGTGCGGATCGACGAGCTGTTCCGCGGCGCGCCGGTCAACGTCGGCCCGCGCGATCGGGCGCCGCATCAGCATCTCGGCTGGTTCCGCTTTTTCAGCGGCGTGGACGTGCTGCTGCGCGCCGTCGACGGTCTGTTCCCGAAGGCCACGCGCGAGCGCGCGGTGCGCTCGGCGGTCGCTTTCGTCGATGAGCGTCTGAACGGCGAAGACGGCCTCGGCGCGATTTTCCCCGCGATGGCCAATTCGGTGATGATGTACGACGTGCTCGGCTATCCGGCCGATCATCCGAACCGCGCGATCGCGCGCCAGTCGATCGAAAAGCTGCTCGTTATCAAGGATGACGAAGCGTACTGCCAGCCTTGCCTGTCGCCGGTGTGGGACACCTCGCTGGTGGCGCACGCGCTGCTCGAAACGGGCGAAGCGCGCGCCGAACAGGCGGTCGAACGCGGGCTCGAATGGCTGCGTCCGCTGCAGATTCTCGACGTGCGCGGCGACTGGATCTCGCGCCGTCCGAACGTGCGGCCGGGCGGCTGGGCGTTCCAGTACAACAACGCGCACTATCCGGACGTCGACGATACGGCGGTGGTCGCGATGGCGATGCATCGCTCGGCGGCGCTGACGCAATCGGATACGTACCGTGACTCGATCGCGCGCGCACGCGAGTGGGTGGTCGGCATGCAGAGCAGCGACGGCGGCTGGGGCGCGTTCGAACCGGAAAACACGCAGTACTACCTGAACAACATTCCGTTCTCCGATCATGGCGCGCTGCTCGATCCACCGACCGCGGACGTTTCGGGCCGCTGCCTGTCGATGCTCGCGCAGCTCGGCGAACTGCCGCAGGGCAGCGAGCCGGCGCAACGCGCGTTCGCGTACATGCTGAAGGAGCAGGAATCGGACGGCAGCTGGTATGGCCGCTGGGGCCTGAATTACATCTACGGCACGTGGACCGCGCTGTGTTCGCTGAACGCGGCCGGCTTGCCGCACGACGACCCGCGCATGAAGCGCGCCGCGCAGTGGCTGCTGTCGATCCAGAACGAGGATGGCGGCTGGGGCGAAGGCGGCGAGAGCTACAAGCTCGACTATCGCGGCTATGAGCGCGCGCCGAGTACCGCTTCGCAGACCGCATGGGCGCTGATGGGACTGATGGCGGCCGGCGAGGTCAATCACGAGGCGGTGGCGCGCGGCGTCGCGTATTTGCAGCGCGAACAGCAGGCGCATGGTTTGTGGGACGAAACGCGCTTCACCGCGACGGGCTTCCCGCGCGTGTTCTATCTGCGCTACCACGGCTATCGCAAGTTCTTTCCGCTGTGGGCGCTGGCGCGCTTCCGGCATCTGAAGCGCAACGGGCTCACGCGCGTCGCGGTCGGGATGTAACGGATGCCGCTTTCGACGATGCCGTCCGCCCAGGACGGCCATGGCGGCTTGCCGGTGATCGTGGTGACAGGCATGGCGTTCGAGGCGCGCATCGCGCGCGGGCCGGGCGTCGACGTGGTGCACGCGGCGCGCGCCGATCTGCTGACGCGCGCGCTGGATGCGGCGGTGGCGCGCGGCTGCGCGGGTATCGTGAGTTTCGGGACGGCGGGCGGGTTGGCGCCGGACCTGGAGCCGGGCGCGGTGATCGTCGCGGATGCGGTCGAGGGGCCGTCGGGGCGTATCGAGACCGATCGCGCATGGGCGGACCGGCTTGCGGCCGCGCTGTCGGCGGGGACGCTGAAGGCGCCGCTGCGGCGCGGGCCGATGGCGGCGGTGGCTGCGCCGTTGGTTAGCGCGTCGGACAAGAACGCGCTGCACCGGTTGAACGGTGCGTTGGCGGTCGATATGGAATCGCATATCGCCGGCGCGACGGCTGCCGCGCATGGCGTGCCGTTCGCGGTGTGCCGCGCGATCGTCGATCCGGCGTGGCGTACGTTGCCATCGGCTGCAACAGCCGGTCTGCGCGACGATGGGAGTACCGCGATCGGGCCCATTCTGCGCGAACTGTTGCGGCAGCCTTCGCAGCTTGGCGGACTGATTCAGGTGGCCGTCGATGCGCGAGCGGCGCGGTTGTCACTGGTTCACGCGCGGCGGGCGATCGAAGAGGCTGGGGCTTGGCGGATGGGCGCGGTGGGTTGAACGGCCGGCTTCGCCGCGGTGCGCGTGCCGCTCGGCGATGTCCACCCTGTTATTCGGCAGGCATTGAATAACTAGGGAAAACCCTTATATTTGGTACAATGTCAGTGTTAACCCTAGGTTTCGGCTCAATGCCGACTGCCTGGGTGCCTCGAACACGGAGTACCAAATGAATTTCCACACCAGAAAGTGGGTCAAGCCCGAAGATCTGAACCCGAACGGCACGCTGTTCGGTGGCAGCCTGCTGCGTTGGATCGACGAAGAAGCCGCGATTTACGCGATCTGCCAGTTGGACAACCAGCGGGTCGTGACCAAGTTCATGTCCGAGATCAATTTCGTCAGCTCGGCACGTCAGGGCGACATCATCGAACTGGGCATGACCGCCACGCATTTTGGCCGCACGTCGATTACCTTGCGCTGCGAAGTGCGCAACAAGATCACGCGCAAAAGCATCCTGACCGTCGAAAAGATGGTGTTCGTCAATCTGGATCAAAACGGCGAGCCGGCGCCCCACGGCCGCACTCAAATCCGTTACGCGGATGAGGCGTTCGCGCACTATCGCGAGAATTCACGACCGGTTCCGCAAACGGCGGCGGTTGTTGACGAGGAGTTGGTTGCGGCGCGTGGCGAGGTGGAGAGTTTGCATTGAGTCGGCGCGGGTTGGCGTGTGTCTGGCGCGCTGTCTGTGTTGTGACCGCTGCTCCGCGCGGTAATTGAATTAGCCCCGATTGAATTAGCCCCGATGCGTTCGGGGCTTTTTCATTTGGGCGGCCTTCAAGACGTAGAGATATGACGCGATGAGGAGCACGGCGATCGCGTCGATGACACCCAAAACGGGAAACGGATTCGTCCATTTGTCCATGTTGGTCGTGCGGGAAAAATACGGCGGTCCGCTGCCATAGGCTTCCTGCAAGTTGAGGACGTTGAACGCGATCACCAGTCCCCCGGTAACCAGCACAGTCACGCTGAGGAAAGCGACGATGATTCGTTGTTTCATAGTTTGACTGCGTTTATCGAACACGGAATCAATGCGCATAAAGACGCGCTTCGTCGCACGCGTGTGATCGATTTCTAATCGAAACGCATCGGATCAGGTTGCGTCGTATTCCAAGATGTATCGCTTCATGCATACTTGTGCCGCGCTTTGTGCGGGGGCACATAGCTAGGAAACCTAAAAAAGAATACGAGGGACCTGAGATGAAATGGGATTTTCAATTGGATAGGGAGTGCGCGTCAGCGCGATCAGGCGATATTTTGTCGGCGACAGCATACGGCATGGCGAGCCGTGTACGGCAGTTCGCAGAGGTCTGCCGTGAAAAGTAACCTTGCTGTTGTCGCTGCACAACCGGGCCGAGGTAAGCGTGAGCGTCTCGGCGACCAGGCGACTATAGATCAATCGCGTACGCCGGAAATCGTCATCGCTCTTTGTGGGCCGATGGGCACGCCATTGCATGAAGTCGCGCAAATGTTCAGGGCGCTTCTGCAGGAGACAGATTACGCGTACAGCAAGGTCGACATTATTCGGCTCAGCAATGAGATCTGTCGTTTGTCGGGCCTGACGCGAGAAAATTGCTCGACACGCGAGTTGATCGATGCGGGCAATAAGCTTCGCGAACTCCACGGGAATGCAATCCTCGCTCGCGTCGCTATCCAGCAAATTGCATTGGAGCGGGAAAAGATCAACGAGAACGCGAAGGATGAGAAGCGCCACCAGCCGCTTCTGTTTCCCAACCACGATCTCGACCGCGATGTGATCCGCCCGACTATTTCGGAAAAGCGCTGCCACATCATCGATTCCATCAAGCACATCGATGAACTGCGGCTGTTACGGTCCGTCTACGGCGATATGCTCCACGTTGTCGGTGTCTATACCCCGATAGAGCTGCGCGTGGAGAAACTGGCGAGGCGCGCGGCGCGCGGTGACGATGTCTACGAGCTTATCGACCGCGACTCCGGCGAAGAACATGACTACGGACAGCGTGTACAAGACACCTTCCCGTTATGTGACTTCTTTTTACGCGCTGACAAGAACACAGATTCACAAATACGTGCACGCGGGAAGCGTTTTCTGGATTTGATGCTTGGAACGAAAATCATGACGCCGACCGTGCATGAGCGGGCGATGTACGCGGCGTACTCGGCTGCGCGCAATTCCGCTTGCTTATCCCGGCAAGTCGGCGCGGCCCTGACGAATAAAAAAGGAAGCGTCATTTCTATCGGATGGAATGACGTGCCACGTCCGTTTGGCGGCCTCTATGAGACGCTGGACGTCAACGACTCGTCTGATGGAGACCATCGTTGCTGGAACGTCGAGGGTGGCCGCTGCTTTAACGACAGTGAGAAATCCGCGATTGCCGAGGCCGTCGTCAGCAAGATGGTCGACAACAAAATTATCGAGCCGGAAAAGCGCGACGAGGCCTACAAACTCATGCGCCACGACACGCAACTCAAAAGTCTGATCGAGTTCTCTCGCGCCGTACATGCGGAGATGCATGCGTTGCTGAGCGCTGGAGCCGCTCACGGATCAGAAGTTCTCGGGGGCAAACTCTTCGTGACCACATACCCATGTCACTCATGCGCGAGGCATATCGTCGCTGCGGGTATTGAAGAGGTGTATTTCCTGGAGCCGTACCGGAAAAGTCTTGCGACCAAACTTCATTCTGACGCTATCACTGATCGCGAGACAGACCACGCTAAGGTCCGCATCGTACCGTTTGACGGCGTAGCGCCATCGCGGTTTCTGAAATTCTTCTCGTCGCACGAAACGGGCCGGAAAGACAGCAGCACCGGCGAGATGAAAATACGCGCGGCTTATCCGGTTACCGCAATAACCCTGGAAGCCATTCCAACGCTTGAAGCGCTAGCAGTCCGTGAACTACAATCCTCCGGGACGGATGGCGAAATGCCTTCCGTCTCCGAACGCCTAGCACCTGAAATGGCCGGAAGCGACACCCACCAACCCGAAGGAGGATGACATGGTTAGAGAAGAGCAACTCTCGCTGTGTTTTGAGCCGCACGCGAACGAAGGCTCGGTGATTTCTTCGGAGCGCGGATTGTCGGCATCGGCACCTGAGCAGCGGCCGCTTGCGAAAGTGCTTCAATTCAAGCCGGTCAAGCAGGAAGGTTCCGCAGGAGTCGACGTCGACAATGCGCGGCTGCTTGAAAAGATTACCCGGAAGGTTAAATACTTCTGATCTCGCTTCAGGACGCCCCGCGTGAGGTGCGGTGTTCGATAGGTAGAACTCCCGCTCGCTCAACTTAGTCAGCCTGGTATTCAGCCCCGTATTCAGCCCCGCTTTCACGCGGGGCTTTCGCTTATCTGGGCGCCAAGCGTCCGCCCTCGAACGCGATCATTGCGGTTACTTGCTGCCTGCCGGAGCCGGTTGAGGCGCAGGCACAGCCGCGGTGCCCGAGGCCGGCGCCAAGGGCGCCGCCCCGCCCGCCCCACTCGCCGGTGTTTCCCCCGGATCCGAATAATTCGGCACCCCAGCCGGAGCAGCCGGCGCCGTACCCGCCCCTGATGCCCCCTTCGGCGCTTCCGCCGCCTCACCCGGATCAGCGTAATTCGGCAGCCCGCCCGACGTGCCCTGCGGCGCAGCCGATGCCCCCGAATCCCCCTGATCGTCATAGTTCGGCAACGGCGCGGCGTTATCGCCCGAGCCGCGCAGACGCGCCTTGCGCTGCTGCGTATAAGCATCCCGTACGAACGAATACTTATCCAGCGCCGCCTGCTGCAGCAGATCGGTCGCGCCCAGCAGATCCGACCGCACGCTAACGAACTGCAGCACATACAGCGGATTGCGCACCGCCGGTTCGACGTAGTTCAGCGGATTGAACTTCACGTCGACCACCAGCCCCATGCTGTCGCGCACCGTACTGGGCCCGAACAGCGGCAGCACCAGATACGGACCCGACGGCACGCCCCAATGCCCCAGCGTCAGACCGAAGTCCTGATGATGCTTCGGCAACCCAGCCGGCGTCGCCCAATCGAGCAGACCGCCCAGACCGAAGGTCGAGTTGAACGCGAAGCGGACGATGTCCTCGGTCGCATCGGTGATCTTCAACTGCAGCAGCGCGTTCGCCGCGTTGCTCAGGTCGCCGAGGTTCGAGAAGAAGTTGCTGACCGCCGTGCGCAACGGCTGCGGCGTCACCTTCTGATAGCCGGTTGCGACGGGCTTCGCGATATAGGTGTCGAGCCCATCGTTGAACTTGAACACGACCCGGTTCACCGGTTCGAACGGGTCGCCGGGCTTGCGGTCAGGACCGGTCGCGCAGCCGGAGATCAAACCGGTGGCGGCAAGCGCCAGCACGGTGTTACGCAGCTTCATGCTTATATTCCTTTATGCTTCGCGCGACGTGAGCGCGGCTTGCCCATCAGCACGGGTTGAAACACCACCGCGCCGATCAGTGTGCAGAACAACGACAGCGCCAGCAGACGTCCCATGCTCGACGTCCCCGGATGATGCGACAGCCACAGGCTGCCGAACGCCGTCGCCGTGGTCGCCGCGCTGAACAGCACGGCGTGCGTCAGGCTCGACTGCAGGAGACCGGTCTGCCCGTTACGCCACGCCATCACGAAGTAAATCTTGAATGCCACGCCGACGCCGAGCATCAGCGGCAGCGCAATGATATTCGCAAAGTTCAGCGGCATGCCGAACACCACGCACAACTCCAGCGTCACAAGCGCCGACACCAGCAGCGGCACCAGCGTGCGCAGCATATCGCCGACGCGCCGCAGCGCGATCCACAGCAGAATCGCGATCGATACCAGCGCGTAGCCCGCCGCTTGCAGGAACGCCTTGATGATCGTATCGGCCGAATGCAGGATCGAAATCGGACCGCCGATCGCGTCCGGCTCCGCCGTCTTCACCGCATGCGCGAAGCGGGACAGCACGGTGTCGTCGTTCGGGTCGGCGCCTGCCTTGATTTTCGGCGAGATGTCGACCAGTGCGCGGCCGTCCTTCGATACCCAGCTGCTCGTGATTTCCTTCGGCAGGTTCTCGCGCGTGATCGCGGTCGGCTGCAGCAGATCCGCCAACTGCTTCAACGCGATACGCAACGGCTCGGACATCGCGGTTTCGGCGCGATCGCGGGTGGCGGCATCGGCGGCGGCGAGTTTTTGCAGCGTTTCCGACAGATGCTTCGCTTCGGCGGCGCCCGGGCCCGGGTGATCGTCGGCGGCGAGCGAGAGCTGGTTCGACGCGCGTTTGAGCGTGGCGACCCGCACCGCGTCCGTGGCCGGCGGCGAGGGCTGTTGTTGCAACGCGGGCAGCAGTTGCTGCGCGGCGCTCGCGATCAGCATCATCTTCTGCTGCTGATCGGCCGGCACGAACGTGTCGAGCGTGGTCACGCGACCCACTTCCGGCAGCGTACGCAGATGCGCGGCTTTCTGGTCCGCATCGGCGAGCGACGGCGCCAGCACGTGCACATTGTTGACCGCGGCTTCCGGTGAATCCTTCAGCGACAGCAGCGTCGCCATCGACTCCGTATGCGGGTCTTTCAGATGCAGCGGATTGAAGTCGAAGCGCAGATGCGTGAGCAGCGGCGTGGCGCCGATCACCACGATCAGCGTGCCGATCAGCACGGGCTTGCGATGATGGTCGAGAAAATCGTCGAGCGGCGCGAGTTGCTTGAAGCCCGGCGAGCCGGCTTCGCCCGGCGGATTGAACAGCTTCAGCAACGCGGGCAGCAGCGTCATGTTGGTGAAGTACGCGACGAACATGCCGACGCCCGCGATCTCGCCCAACTCGGAGACGCCGCGATAAGCGGTCGGCAGGAACGAGAAGAAGCTCAGCGCGACGGCCACGGCCGCGAGCGTCAGCGGCACGCCGATGCTGTGCGCGGTATGCATGAGCGCGGCGGACAGACGATCGTCGCGATTGCGCTCCTCGCGATACTTGACGCCGAACTGCACGCCGAAGTCGACGCCGAGCCCGACGAACAGCACCATGAACGCGACCGAAATCATGTTCAGCGCGCCGACCAGCATCAGCCCGAGCGCGGCGGTGATTGCCAGCCCGACGAACAGCGTGACGAACACGGCGGCGATCATGCGGCCCGAGCGCAGCGCGAGCCACAAAATAATCAGCACGACGACAAAGGTGCCGATGCCATTGAGCGCGGCACCGTCCTGCACCGACGCGAACTCTTCGTCGGCGAGTGGCTGT is a window of Paraburkholderia sp. D15 DNA encoding:
- a CDS encoding phosphorylase; translation: MPLSTMPSAQDGHGGLPVIVVTGMAFEARIARGPGVDVVHAARADLLTRALDAAVARGCAGIVSFGTAGGLAPDLEPGAVIVADAVEGPSGRIETDRAWADRLAAALSAGTLKAPLRRGPMAAVAAPLVSASDKNALHRLNGALAVDMESHIAGATAAAHGVPFAVCRAIVDPAWRTLPSAATAGLRDDGSTAIGPILRELLRQPSQLGGLIQVAVDARAARLSLVHARRAIEEAGAWRMGAVG
- a CDS encoding MMPL family transporter — encoded protein: MLKSSIVRLVAYSVRYPLRIVAVSLALAVLSGIYVAHNFKINTDISRLIETDKQWSSLEHAMDQAFPDRGDSVLVVVEARAPEFADAAANALTAALKSDPKEFVAVSQPAGGPFFDHNGLLFPSTDEVMSTTSQLVQSRPLVNALAHDPSLTGLAGTLTTSLLLPLQLGQVKLADMSHLLSQSATTIDRVLAGQPAAFSWRALVDKGVATNPARAFVVVQPVVNYDALEPGASASKAIRGTAAALHLDARYGATVRLTGQQPLADEEFASVQDGAALNGIGTFVVVLIILWLALRSGRMIAAVFVTLFVGLAITAALGLMLVGALNMISVAFMVLFVGLGVDFGVQFGVKYREERNRDDRLSAALMHTAHSIGVPLTLAAVAVALSFFSFLPTAYRGVSELGEIAGVGMFVAYFTNMTLLPALLKLFNPPGEAGSPGFKQLAPLDDFLDHHRKPVLIGTLIVVIGATPLLTHLRFDFNPLHLKDPHTESMATLLSLKDSPEAAVNNVHVLAPSLADADQKAAHLRTLPEVGRVTTLDTFVPADQQQKMMLIASAAQQLLPALQQQPSPPATDAVRVATLKRASNQLSLAADDHPGPGAAEAKHLSETLQKLAAADAATRDRAETAMSEPLRIALKQLADLLQPTAITRENLPKEITSSWVSKDGRALVDISPKIKAGADPNDDTVLSRFAHAVKTAEPDAIGGPISILHSADTIIKAFLQAAGYALVSIAILLWIALRRVGDMLRTLVPLLVSALVTLELCVVFGMPLNFANIIALPLMLGVGVAFKIYFVMAWRNGQTGLLQSSLTHAVLFSAATTATAFGSLWLSHHPGTSSMGRLLALSLFCTLIGAVVFQPVLMGKPRSRRAKHKGI
- a CDS encoding hotdog domain-containing protein; protein product: MNFHTRKWVKPEDLNPNGTLFGGSLLRWIDEEAAIYAICQLDNQRVVTKFMSEINFVSSARQGDIIELGMTATHFGRTSITLRCEVRNKITRKSILTVEKMVFVNLDQNGEPAPHGRTQIRYADEAFAHYRENSRPVPQTAAVVDEELVAARGEVESLH
- a CDS encoding anti-phage dCTP deaminase, which gives rise to MKSNLAVVAAQPGRGKRERLGDQATIDQSRTPEIVIALCGPMGTPLHEVAQMFRALLQETDYAYSKVDIIRLSNEICRLSGLTRENCSTRELIDAGNKLRELHGNAILARVAIQQIALEREKINENAKDEKRHQPLLFPNHDLDRDVIRPTISEKRCHIIDSIKHIDELRLLRSVYGDMLHVVGVYTPIELRVEKLARRAARGDDVYELIDRDSGEEHDYGQRVQDTFPLCDFFLRADKNTDSQIRARGKRFLDLMLGTKIMTPTVHERAMYAAYSAARNSACLSRQVGAALTNKKGSVISIGWNDVPRPFGGLYETLDVNDSSDGDHRCWNVEGGRCFNDSEKSAIAEAVVSKMVDNKIIEPEKRDEAYKLMRHDTQLKSLIEFSRAVHAEMHALLSAGAAHGSEVLGGKLFVTTYPCHSCARHIVAAGIEEVYFLEPYRKSLATKLHSDAITDRETDHAKVRIVPFDGVAPSRFLKFFSSHETGRKDSSTGEMKIRAAYPVTAITLEAIPTLEALAVRELQSSGTDGEMPSVSERLAPEMAGSDTHQPEGG
- the shc gene encoding squalene--hopene cyclase; the protein is MNDLTQAQPLDAVLPETADVADATGTTVHAAPAAAASDATSGFTPDASLDAAITRATDAILAAQNPDGHWVYELEADATIPAEYVLLVHYLGETPNLELERKIGRYLRRIQLADGGWPLFTDGALDISASVKAYFALKMIGDPVDAEHMVRAREAILAHGGAETVNVFTRILLALFGVVSWRAVPMMPVEITLLPEWFPFHLSKVSYWARTVIVPLLVLNAKRPVARNPRRVRIDELFRGAPVNVGPRDRAPHQHLGWFRFFSGVDVLLRAVDGLFPKATRERAVRSAVAFVDERLNGEDGLGAIFPAMANSVMMYDVLGYPADHPNRAIARQSIEKLLVIKDDEAYCQPCLSPVWDTSLVAHALLETGEARAEQAVERGLEWLRPLQILDVRGDWISRRPNVRPGGWAFQYNNAHYPDVDDTAVVAMAMHRSAALTQSDTYRDSIARAREWVVGMQSSDGGWGAFEPENTQYYLNNIPFSDHGALLDPPTADVSGRCLSMLAQLGELPQGSEPAQRAFAYMLKEQESDGSWYGRWGLNYIYGTWTALCSLNAAGLPHDDPRMKRAAQWLLSIQNEDGGWGEGGESYKLDYRGYERAPSTASQTAWALMGLMAAGEVNHEAVARGVAYLQREQQAHGLWDETRFTATGFPRVFYLRYHGYRKFFPLWALARFRHLKRNGLTRVAVGM
- a CDS encoding VacJ family lipoprotein — protein: MKLRNTVLALAATGLISGCATGPDRKPGDPFEPVNRVVFKFNDGLDTYIAKPVATGYQKVTPQPLRTAVSNFFSNLGDLSNAANALLQLKITDATEDIVRFAFNSTFGLGGLLDWATPAGLPKHHQDFGLTLGHWGVPSGPYLVLPLFGPSTVRDSMGLVVDVKFNPLNYVEPAVRNPLYVLQFVSVRSDLLGATDLLQQAALDKYSFVRDAYTQQRKARLRGSGDNAAPLPNYDDQGDSGASAAPQGTSGGLPNYADPGEAAEAPKGASGAGTAPAAPAGVPNYSDPGETPASGAGGAAPLAPASGTAAVPAPQPAPAGSK